DNA sequence from the bacterium genome:
AGCTCCTTGAGCGTATTCGCAAACGTTACGAAAAAATGGGTCGCAAGCTGAGCGAGCTTGGAGAAAGCCAGGCGCTTGTTCCACAAGGTGCAAAGCTTCTTGTAAACCCGGTAGGCGCTGCACCCGGCATTATCCTTTCAGACAATCGTCGTACTCTGATTCTTCTTCCAGGCGTTCCAAGCGAGGTAAAGGCGGTGACTGACCCAGGTCTTCTTGAATACATACAAAAGAACTACATGCTCAATATCCGCCATACGCTTATTATAAGGACCTCAGGCAAACCCGAAACAGACATCGAGGAAAGGCTTACCCCTTTTCTTAACCTCAACAAAGATTTGAAGATATCATATCTGCCGAAGTTTGGAATGGTGGATTTACGAATCGAAGCGTCGGCTAAGACGAAGCTCAATTCCGCTCTCAGGCAGATAAAAAAAATACTCGGCGCTGACATCTATGCGGTAGGTGAAAGGAGTCTTGCGGAGGTCGCAGGCGAACTCCTATGCAAGCGAAAATCCACTTTGGCTGTTGCAGAAAGCTGCACCGCCGGCATGCTTGCCTCGACTATCGTCGACGCAGCGGGAAGCTCGCGCTACTTTCTTGGCGGTGTCGTCAGCTACTCAAACGAGGCAAAGGAGGCGTTTCTCGATGTACCGCATGCACTTATTTCAAAACACGGCGCAGTCAGTTCTGAAGTCGCACTGGCAATGGCTGAGGGTGTTCGAAGGCGTTTCGGTTCAACCTATGGGCTTTCTATAACGGGCGTGGCCGGGCCAGCAGGCGGAACAAGGGATAAGCCGGTAGGCCTTGTCTATATAGGTCTGTCCGCTCCCGGAAAAACGAAAGTCATAAGAACCATGTTCCCATCCTACCGCAACTTAATCCGCGCTCGGAGCGTAACCGTCGCTCTCGATATGCTGCGGAGAATCCTTGTTATGACGCAAAAAGCCTTCTGATCCAGTTTTCGACCTGTTCATATTTCTTGACATATAACCGAAGAAAAGTATACTGACTCGATGAGGGTTTTCCTCGGTATCGGGCTACCCTCGCAAATCCGGAGTCGGGTCAAGGAGTTTGCGAATAGCATCAGTCCTCATCTTCCTCGAATGAAATGGGTCGAGGAAGAAAACATCCATATTACTTTGAAATTCTTTGGAGAAACCGAACCTGAAAAGGTCGATAAAATATCAGAGATTCTCTCGACACCTCTTAAGTCAGTCAAGACGTTCAATGTCACCCTGGAAAAGCTTGGCGCTTTCCCCAATTCAAAAAAAGCCCGTGTTTTATGGTGGGGACTTTCAGAGGGAGAAACGGAGTGTGTACAATTGTTCGCAGGTATTGAATCGACGCTCATAAAACAGGGATTCCCCAAAGAGGAAAAGACGTATCATCCTCATATAACTCTTGCCCGGTTGAAGTTTCCGCAGTCCTTAGCCCTGGATAGTCTGCCGGCTCCAACCGATTTGAGTTTTCTGGCTACATGCGTAACTTTATATGAGAGCGTCCTGACCCCTAACGGACCAATCTATACTATAATCAAGGAGTTTAGTTTTGACAAAGAAGCAGGTTAAGCCTGAAAGCCCGCCGACAACGGCAAAACGAATCCTCAACATCACGATATTCGTTGCCTCGCTCTATGTATTCCTTTTGAGCATCGAGATGATTTCGGGAACGCTGTCAGGCTTCAAGGATTTTGCGCGTTTCCTTCTTACTCTCACCAACAACCCTGTTGTAGGTCTCTTCATCGGCATTCTCACTACCGCCATTATCCAGAGTTCTTCGGCAACAACCTCACTAGTTGTATGTCTGGTGGCTTCGGGGACTATGTCGGTCAACCACGCGATACCCATTATCATGGGCGCCAATATCGGAACGACCATCACCAACACAATGGTCTCTCTCTTTCATATTTCAAGGAAGGATGAGTTTGTCAAAGCCTTTCCGGGCGCAATCGTGCATGATATATTCAACATCCTCACGGTAATCGTCCTCTTTCCGATTGAGATATTCCTGCATCCTCTTGAGATTGCCTCGAACTTCCTCGCAAAGGGGTTCACGGGCATAGGCGGATTCAAAGTGCTCTCTCCTCTGAAATTCATCATCGAACCGGTCTGGAAGCTTCTGCAATCCGGTATCGATGCGTTGCTCAAGCTTATCATCCCCGGTTCAAAAGCGTACGGAACGGTTCTCATACTTGTTTCTCTTGCGGTAGCGGTCACTCTCCTTTTCGTCGGTCTGACCTTCATGGTCAAGGGAATGCGCAAGCTGACGGGTTCCAAGACAGAGGTGTTCATAGACCGCTATCTTTTCGGCGGACCAGTACGCGCTTTCCTTGTTGGACTCATCATAACGTCCATAATCCAGTCCTCGTCGGTAACTACTTCATTCATCGTGCCTCTTGTCGGAGCAGGGCTCGTTACAATCGAGCAGATATTCCCTTACACGCTCGGCGCGAACATAGGAACCACGATTACAGCCATACTTGCTTCACTTGTTACGGGTTCGCCTCTTGCAATTCAGGTTGCATTCGCACACTCGCTCTTCAATATATTCGGAACAATCCTGTGGTATCCTTTAAGGATAGTTCCCGTTGCCTTTGCCAAAGGGCTGGGGATGCTTGTTGCGTGGAAGCGTTGGATGGCGTTTGTGTATATTGTAATTGTGTTTATAATAATCCCTGTGGGACTCATACTCTTGCTTAGGAGGTAAGAATGTACTATGGC
Encoded proteins:
- a CDS encoding competence/damage-inducible protein A codes for the protein MARSLKSAELVIIGDELVSGAVPDVNVAYLTSKLLAIGLSVSRVTITGDEPLTLEQVLFEALDRSALVISSGGLGPTSDDRTRTVAASVFGRTLSLDKKLLERIRKRYEKMGRKLSELGESQALVPQGAKLLVNPVGAAPGIILSDNRRTLILLPGVPSEVKAVTDPGLLEYIQKNYMLNIRHTLIIRTSGKPETDIEERLTPFLNLNKDLKISYLPKFGMVDLRIEASAKTKLNSALRQIKKILGADIYAVGERSLAEVAGELLCKRKSTLAVAESCTAGMLASTIVDAAGSSRYFLGGVVSYSNEAKEAFLDVPHALISKHGAVSSEVALAMAEGVRRRFGSTYGLSITGVAGPAGGTRDKPVGLVYIGLSAPGKTKVIRTMFPSYRNLIRARSVTVALDMLRRILVMTQKAF
- a CDS encoding Na/Pi symporter; the protein is MTKKQVKPESPPTTAKRILNITIFVASLYVFLLSIEMISGTLSGFKDFARFLLTLTNNPVVGLFIGILTTAIIQSSSATTSLVVCLVASGTMSVNHAIPIIMGANIGTTITNTMVSLFHISRKDEFVKAFPGAIVHDIFNILTVIVLFPIEIFLHPLEIASNFLAKGFTGIGGFKVLSPLKFIIEPVWKLLQSGIDALLKLIIPGSKAYGTVLILVSLAVAVTLLFVGLTFMVKGMRKLTGSKTEVFIDRYLFGGPVRAFLVGLIITSIIQSSSVTTSFIVPLVGAGLVTIEQIFPYTLGANIGTTITAILASLVTGSPLAIQVAFAHSLFNIFGTILWYPLRIVPVAFAKGLGMLVAWKRWMAFVYIVIVFIIIPVGLILLLRR
- the thpR gene encoding RNA 2',3'-cyclic phosphodiesterase → MRVFLGIGLPSQIRSRVKEFANSISPHLPRMKWVEEENIHITLKFFGETEPEKVDKISEILSTPLKSVKTFNVTLEKLGAFPNSKKARVLWWGLSEGETECVQLFAGIESTLIKQGFPKEEKTYHPHITLARLKFPQSLALDSLPAPTDLSFLATCVTLYESVLTPNGPIYTIIKEFSFDKEAG